One window of the Procambarus clarkii isolate CNS0578487 chromosome 89, FALCON_Pclarkii_2.0, whole genome shotgun sequence genome contains the following:
- the LOC123773351 gene encoding neutral amino acid uniporter 4 isoform X3, with protein sequence MHERKLLSVVMTTDQMWSMMITTRGSLPLVTILMMLINKLRRNCETLIHLIKGNIGTGILAMPDGLKNSGLYTGVGLLPLISIICIHCMHMLVQCAHELKERLGISGMDYADVGYHAFATGPASLRGLAPVARSVLNTFLTITQLGFCCVYVVFIAANVQQVVDCKLPGNGIDIHGYMAILILPILGISMIRSLKVLAPFSLVSNVFLGLGIAITFRYLLQDIPSSYDRPEFKSWKQLPLFLGTSIYAFEGIGVVLPLERKMTNPEDFRGCNGVLNTAMVLVTCSYIAVGFFGYLKYGDAVHGSITLNIPPGDNLAQLVKILMALAIYLTYSLMLYVPAEIMWPHLSSKFHSTRGKLLGEYAFRAFLVMITFILAAAIPNIGLFISLVGAVSSSTLAIIFPPIIEMVTFWPRVTKLTIIKCFIIFTFGIVCFITGTYASVQAIIEYFEHSDIPVPREVC encoded by the exons ATGCACGAACGCAAGCTTCTCAGCGTTGTAATGACAACAGATCAGATGTGGTCGATGATGATCACAACTCGGGGCTCACTGCCTCTGGTCACCATATTGATGATGCTCATCAACAAACTACGTAG AAACTGTGAAACATTGATTCATTTGATAAAGGGAAATATTGGCACAGGAATTCTGGCCATGCCAGATGGTCTCAAGAACTCTggtctgtacactggtgttggtcTCTTGCCTCTTATATCTATTATCTGCATCCACTGTATGCACATGCTG GTTCAGTGTGCACATGAGTTAAAAGAGAGATTGGGTATAAGTGGCATGGACTACGCTGATGTTGGGTATCATGCCTTCGCCACAGGACCAGCTTCCCTCCGTGGATTAGCCCCAGTGGCACGATCAGTCCTCAATACCTTTCTAACCATAACACAATTAGGattctgttgtgtgtatgtggtctTCATAGCTGCTAATGTTCAACAG GTTGTGGACTGTAAACTCCCAGGTAATGGCATTGACATTCATGGATACATGGCTATCTTGATCCTGCCTATATTAGGTATATCTATGATCCGCTCTCTTAAG GTGCTGGCGCCATTTTCTCTTGTGAGTAATGTTTTCCTGGGCCTGGGAATTGCCATCACATTCCGTTACTTACTGCAAGATATTCCTTCTTCGTATGACCGACCTGAATTTAAGTCGTGGAAACAGCTACCTCTCTTCCTTGGCACTTCGATTTATGCATTTGAGGGCATTGGAGTG GTTCTTCCTCTAGAAAGGAAAATGACAAACCCAGAGGATTTTCGTGGATGCAATGGTGTCCTTAACACAGCCATGGTTCTAGTCACTTGTAGTTATATTGCAGTGGGCTTCTTTGGATACTTGAAATATGGTGATGCAGTGCATGGATCCATCACATTAAATATTCCCCCAGGTGATAA ctTGGCACAACTGGTAAAGATTTTGATGGCACTTGCAATCTACCTTACATATTCTCTTATGCTGTATGTTCCTGCTGAAATCATGTGGCCTCACTTGAGTTCAAAGTTTCACTCAACCCGAGGAAAACTACTTGGAGAGTATGCGTTCAGAGCCTTCCTGGTGATGATTACAT TTATTCTAGCAGCAGCCATTCCCAACATTGGACTCTTCATCTCACTAGTGGGTGCAGTTTCATCGTCAACATTAGCAATCATCTTTCCTCCAATTATTGAAATGGTTACATTTTGGCCACG AGTAACGAAACTGACTATAATCAAGTGTTTTATCATCTTCACATTTGGAATCGTATGTTTCATCACAGGAACATACGCCAGTGTTCAAGCCATCATTGAATACTTTGAACATTCCGACATCCCTGTGCCAAGGGAGGTTTGCTGA
- the LOC123773351 gene encoding neutral amino acid uniporter 4 isoform X2: protein MPGSTQENRPLLPTLEPDLEHARTQASQRCNDNRSDVVDDDHNSGLTASGHHIDDAHQQTTNCETLIHLIKGNIGTGILAMPDGLKNSGLYTGVGLLPLISIICIHCMHMLVQCAHELKERLGISGMDYADVGYHAFATGPASLRGLAPVARSVLNTFLTITQLGFCCVYVVFIAANVQQVVDCKLPGNGIDIHGYMAILILPILGISMIRSLKVLAPFSLVSNVFLGLGIAITFRYLLQDIPSSYDRPEFKSWKQLPLFLGTSIYAFEGIGVVLPLERKMTNPEDFRGCNGVLNTAMVLVTCSYIAVGFFGYLKYGDAVHGSITLNIPPGDNLAQLVKILMALAIYLTYSLMLYVPAEIMWPHLSSKFHSTRGKLLGEYAFRAFLVMITFILAAAIPNIGLFISLVGAVSSSTLAIIFPPIIEMVTFWPRVTKLTIIKCFIIFTFGIVCFITGTYASVQAIIEYFEHSDIPVPREVC from the exons ATGCCTGGGAGTACGCAAGAAAACCGCCCTCTGTTGCCCACCCTCGAACCTGACCTGGAACATGCACGAACGCAAGCTTCTCAGCGTTGTAATGACAACAGATCAGATGTGGTCGATGATGATCACAACTCGGGGCTCACTGCCTCTGGTCACCATATTGATGATGCTCATCAACAAACTAC AAACTGTGAAACATTGATTCATTTGATAAAGGGAAATATTGGCACAGGAATTCTGGCCATGCCAGATGGTCTCAAGAACTCTggtctgtacactggtgttggtcTCTTGCCTCTTATATCTATTATCTGCATCCACTGTATGCACATGCTG GTTCAGTGTGCACATGAGTTAAAAGAGAGATTGGGTATAAGTGGCATGGACTACGCTGATGTTGGGTATCATGCCTTCGCCACAGGACCAGCTTCCCTCCGTGGATTAGCCCCAGTGGCACGATCAGTCCTCAATACCTTTCTAACCATAACACAATTAGGattctgttgtgtgtatgtggtctTCATAGCTGCTAATGTTCAACAG GTTGTGGACTGTAAACTCCCAGGTAATGGCATTGACATTCATGGATACATGGCTATCTTGATCCTGCCTATATTAGGTATATCTATGATCCGCTCTCTTAAG GTGCTGGCGCCATTTTCTCTTGTGAGTAATGTTTTCCTGGGCCTGGGAATTGCCATCACATTCCGTTACTTACTGCAAGATATTCCTTCTTCGTATGACCGACCTGAATTTAAGTCGTGGAAACAGCTACCTCTCTTCCTTGGCACTTCGATTTATGCATTTGAGGGCATTGGAGTG GTTCTTCCTCTAGAAAGGAAAATGACAAACCCAGAGGATTTTCGTGGATGCAATGGTGTCCTTAACACAGCCATGGTTCTAGTCACTTGTAGTTATATTGCAGTGGGCTTCTTTGGATACTTGAAATATGGTGATGCAGTGCATGGATCCATCACATTAAATATTCCCCCAGGTGATAA ctTGGCACAACTGGTAAAGATTTTGATGGCACTTGCAATCTACCTTACATATTCTCTTATGCTGTATGTTCCTGCTGAAATCATGTGGCCTCACTTGAGTTCAAAGTTTCACTCAACCCGAGGAAAACTACTTGGAGAGTATGCGTTCAGAGCCTTCCTGGTGATGATTACAT TTATTCTAGCAGCAGCCATTCCCAACATTGGACTCTTCATCTCACTAGTGGGTGCAGTTTCATCGTCAACATTAGCAATCATCTTTCCTCCAATTATTGAAATGGTTACATTTTGGCCACG AGTAACGAAACTGACTATAATCAAGTGTTTTATCATCTTCACATTTGGAATCGTATGTTTCATCACAGGAACATACGCCAGTGTTCAAGCCATCATTGAATACTTTGAACATTCCGACATCCCTGTGCCAAGGGAGGTTTGCTGA
- the LOC123773351 gene encoding proton-coupled amino acid transporter 2 isoform X1: protein MATSRDANPPPLTPHTITTDGRLRLVTSHSYIRAQVCLGVRKKTALCCPPSNLTWNMHERKLLSVVMTTDQMWSMMITTRGSLPLVTILMMLINKLRRNCETLIHLIKGNIGTGILAMPDGLKNSGLYTGVGLLPLISIICIHCMHMLVQCAHELKERLGISGMDYADVGYHAFATGPASLRGLAPVARSVLNTFLTITQLGFCCVYVVFIAANVQQVVDCKLPGNGIDIHGYMAILILPILGISMIRSLKVLAPFSLVSNVFLGLGIAITFRYLLQDIPSSYDRPEFKSWKQLPLFLGTSIYAFEGIGVVLPLERKMTNPEDFRGCNGVLNTAMVLVTCSYIAVGFFGYLKYGDAVHGSITLNIPPGDNLAQLVKILMALAIYLTYSLMLYVPAEIMWPHLSSKFHSTRGKLLGEYAFRAFLVMITFILAAAIPNIGLFISLVGAVSSSTLAIIFPPIIEMVTFWPRVTKLTIIKCFIIFTFGIVCFITGTYASVQAIIEYFEHSDIPVPREVC, encoded by the exons ATGGCCACGAGTCGAGACGCCAACCCgccccctctcacacctcacaccataACAACAGATGGAAGACTAAGACTCGTAACGTCACACAGTTATATACGA GCTCAGGTATGCCTGGGAGTACGCAAGAAAACCGCCCTCTGTTGCCCACCCTCGAACCTGACCTGGAACATGCACGAACGCAAGCTTCTCAGCGTTGTAATGACAACAGATCAGATGTGGTCGATGATGATCACAACTCGGGGCTCACTGCCTCTGGTCACCATATTGATGATGCTCATCAACAAACTACGTAG AAACTGTGAAACATTGATTCATTTGATAAAGGGAAATATTGGCACAGGAATTCTGGCCATGCCAGATGGTCTCAAGAACTCTggtctgtacactggtgttggtcTCTTGCCTCTTATATCTATTATCTGCATCCACTGTATGCACATGCTG GTTCAGTGTGCACATGAGTTAAAAGAGAGATTGGGTATAAGTGGCATGGACTACGCTGATGTTGGGTATCATGCCTTCGCCACAGGACCAGCTTCCCTCCGTGGATTAGCCCCAGTGGCACGATCAGTCCTCAATACCTTTCTAACCATAACACAATTAGGattctgttgtgtgtatgtggtctTCATAGCTGCTAATGTTCAACAG GTTGTGGACTGTAAACTCCCAGGTAATGGCATTGACATTCATGGATACATGGCTATCTTGATCCTGCCTATATTAGGTATATCTATGATCCGCTCTCTTAAG GTGCTGGCGCCATTTTCTCTTGTGAGTAATGTTTTCCTGGGCCTGGGAATTGCCATCACATTCCGTTACTTACTGCAAGATATTCCTTCTTCGTATGACCGACCTGAATTTAAGTCGTGGAAACAGCTACCTCTCTTCCTTGGCACTTCGATTTATGCATTTGAGGGCATTGGAGTG GTTCTTCCTCTAGAAAGGAAAATGACAAACCCAGAGGATTTTCGTGGATGCAATGGTGTCCTTAACACAGCCATGGTTCTAGTCACTTGTAGTTATATTGCAGTGGGCTTCTTTGGATACTTGAAATATGGTGATGCAGTGCATGGATCCATCACATTAAATATTCCCCCAGGTGATAA ctTGGCACAACTGGTAAAGATTTTGATGGCACTTGCAATCTACCTTACATATTCTCTTATGCTGTATGTTCCTGCTGAAATCATGTGGCCTCACTTGAGTTCAAAGTTTCACTCAACCCGAGGAAAACTACTTGGAGAGTATGCGTTCAGAGCCTTCCTGGTGATGATTACAT TTATTCTAGCAGCAGCCATTCCCAACATTGGACTCTTCATCTCACTAGTGGGTGCAGTTTCATCGTCAACATTAGCAATCATCTTTCCTCCAATTATTGAAATGGTTACATTTTGGCCACG AGTAACGAAACTGACTATAATCAAGTGTTTTATCATCTTCACATTTGGAATCGTATGTTTCATCACAGGAACATACGCCAGTGTTCAAGCCATCATTGAATACTTTGAACATTCCGACATCCCTGTGCCAAGGGAGGTTTGCTGA